In the genome of Terriglobales bacterium, one region contains:
- a CDS encoding TonB-dependent receptor, which translates to MTLQLLRRAWVFSVATLFIIAVGAPLAWGQHTEGTVNVTVTDPQGAVVPGAEVRLVDPASGDTRVGKTSNGGTYSFPNLSVGNYRLEVNSTGFAAQQVPNVVVQATKTTDIRIELVVGTQVQTVQVESATPVLETSNNAIGSVIDPKQIQTLPLAGRNLTQLARLSPGYVGGGGTGMWNGEPTYAQGNNVDGTVGSPSRMKFGGNQSSSIQPRVENMEEMTIQTDQMDENQGFGQAATQVGFVTKRGTNAFHGQVYEDFRNAYLNANSWSNDARGLKRPGLILNEFGGSVGGPVIKDKLFFFASLATSRQPGSATGTTWVLSPDAQAGNYTYVAGGVSHTVNLFQVAGAYNTNNGTNIPTVVNSTIAAQQAKINKALSLGTVTGTSDPILNNLNFLSPQPITYWFPTLRMDYNMSSKIRMNLAMNRTMRTSPGDTVPAFPGSDLAAVSQGGNKSDAATVSYGLDWTISPTLINQLKVGWLYNATFFAFNSNHGYVQYPFEWSSPLTPTNTPDMYGQYYQRPINTYYPNTNISDTLGWQHSSHNLSFGYNFVREHDHYWNGPEGIGDITFGLAGGDPALQALQNTGTYQPLPGASTSQQTEAQNLYAQLTGRISSVTGLYPFDVKTQNYFHGIGSFALNEVASSWGLFAQDSWKLRPNLTVNYGLRWDFTGDDYDLTSEYHNADQSSIFGPTAPGDLFKPGALNGNLNPTLQSRPHAYNGWNVAPQPSLGFAWNPKKEGGILGALLGDESTVLRGGYSLRRFTIPYQYVWNYASNCGSFYYQNFALNASNTPGTGNFVPGSLALGDTLPAYAITPAGFQKSAPESQFTYTAGAGGSCGINVTGIKPDIAQPYLQNWNFGIQRKLGRSRVLEVRYNGNRGLKEWVALNTNEVNIFENGFLKEFQNAQNNLRINGGNSFANLNPAGGTVPLPIIEAAFNGVSATNGFGSSTFINYLNTGAAGSFAGRLTSAAGAAPYFCNLVGAAFTPCATNLGFTGAGAGYPINFFQANPYATRTGNGAGNTAYMSDSGYSNYHALQVDFRQQAWHGMQFDANYTWSKSLGYLAGGSGNDWLGNYTTFSLRNLRSSYMPSTFDVHHVVHLNATADLPFGRGKAFANSNAVLDKIIGGWNVGTIATIQSGFPFRISGGYLTFNGQADGGVVLKNGVTPSQIQSSVGVHRIPGATFVTLIDPKYLGVSNPACLQQWVSGCSITGTNTQFIDSNTTPGTYNQGLILYGPHGFFQDVSITKNVPISERFRFNLQGVFLNAWNHPVFGNRDFAGGTGGVGNPRSLVSSGTSGILTGSQTINPVSNIGARQIELRANFIF; encoded by the coding sequence ATGACACTTCAGCTTTTGCGCAGAGCTTGGGTTTTTAGCGTTGCCACCCTGTTCATTATTGCGGTTGGCGCTCCGTTAGCCTGGGGCCAGCACACCGAAGGAACTGTAAATGTCACCGTCACCGACCCGCAGGGCGCGGTAGTGCCGGGCGCCGAGGTCAGGCTGGTGGACCCAGCCAGCGGCGACACCCGCGTTGGCAAGACGAGCAACGGCGGAACGTACAGCTTCCCCAACCTGTCAGTCGGCAATTACCGGCTTGAAGTCAACAGCACGGGTTTTGCCGCGCAGCAAGTTCCCAATGTCGTAGTGCAGGCGACTAAGACAACGGATATTCGCATCGAGCTCGTTGTTGGTACTCAGGTGCAAACCGTGCAGGTGGAATCTGCCACCCCGGTGCTGGAAACCAGCAATAACGCGATCGGCAGCGTCATCGACCCAAAGCAGATTCAGACTTTGCCTCTCGCAGGCCGCAATTTGACTCAGTTGGCTCGACTCAGCCCCGGCTACGTCGGCGGTGGTGGAACCGGCATGTGGAATGGTGAACCTACCTACGCCCAAGGCAACAATGTGGACGGTACCGTGGGCAGCCCAAGCCGCATGAAATTCGGTGGCAATCAAAGCTCCTCCATTCAGCCTCGCGTGGAAAACATGGAGGAGATGACGATCCAGACCGACCAGATGGATGAAAACCAGGGTTTCGGGCAAGCGGCTACGCAGGTTGGTTTCGTTACCAAGCGTGGTACCAATGCATTTCACGGACAGGTGTACGAAGATTTCCGCAATGCTTACCTCAACGCCAACAGCTGGAGCAACGACGCGCGCGGCTTAAAGCGTCCAGGGTTGATCCTCAATGAGTTTGGTGGTTCCGTAGGTGGGCCAGTAATCAAAGACAAACTTTTCTTTTTTGCCAGTCTCGCGACATCGCGTCAGCCGGGCAGCGCAACCGGCACAACCTGGGTGCTCTCGCCAGATGCCCAGGCAGGCAACTACACGTACGTTGCGGGTGGCGTAAGCCACACCGTCAATCTTTTCCAGGTCGCGGGCGCCTACAACACAAACAACGGTACGAACATACCGACGGTTGTGAACAGTACGATTGCCGCCCAACAAGCAAAGATCAATAAAGCATTGAGTCTGGGCACAGTTACGGGAACCTCGGATCCAATTCTCAATAACCTCAATTTTCTTTCTCCACAGCCGATCACCTACTGGTTCCCTACGCTGCGAATGGACTACAACATGTCCAGCAAAATCCGCATGAACCTCGCGATGAATCGCACGATGAGGACATCTCCTGGGGACACCGTTCCGGCATTTCCAGGAAGTGATCTTGCTGCAGTGTCGCAGGGTGGAAATAAATCGGATGCTGCCACCGTCAGTTACGGGCTTGATTGGACTATTTCGCCGACTCTGATCAATCAACTCAAAGTCGGGTGGCTATACAATGCGACCTTCTTCGCATTCAACTCTAATCATGGGTACGTCCAGTATCCATTTGAGTGGAGTTCGCCTCTGACTCCCACTAATACACCAGACATGTACGGGCAGTATTATCAGCGACCCATTAACACGTACTATCCCAACACCAATATCTCTGACACGCTTGGCTGGCAGCACAGCTCTCACAACCTTTCGTTCGGGTACAACTTTGTGCGCGAGCACGATCACTACTGGAATGGTCCGGAAGGAATCGGCGACATCACTTTCGGACTTGCAGGAGGCGATCCAGCGCTGCAAGCTCTGCAGAATACCGGCACTTACCAGCCCTTGCCAGGCGCGAGTACCAGTCAGCAGACCGAGGCGCAGAACCTGTATGCTCAGTTGACAGGTAGAATCAGCAGCGTTACTGGTCTTTATCCTTTCGATGTCAAGACTCAGAACTATTTCCATGGGATCGGATCCTTTGCGCTCAATGAAGTTGCTTCATCCTGGGGACTCTTCGCCCAGGACTCCTGGAAGCTGCGTCCGAACCTGACGGTCAATTACGGCCTGCGTTGGGACTTTACCGGTGATGACTACGATCTCACTTCCGAGTATCACAATGCCGACCAGAGTTCCATTTTCGGGCCAACCGCTCCTGGCGATCTGTTCAAGCCAGGCGCTTTGAACGGCAATCTCAATCCGACCTTGCAATCGCGTCCGCATGCATACAACGGATGGAATGTGGCCCCGCAGCCGTCGCTGGGCTTTGCCTGGAATCCCAAAAAGGAAGGCGGCATTCTGGGTGCTCTACTCGGTGACGAATCAACCGTCCTTCGCGGCGGCTACTCGCTGCGTCGCTTCACAATTCCGTACCAATACGTCTGGAACTACGCTTCTAACTGCGGCTCGTTCTATTACCAGAACTTTGCTTTGAACGCGAGCAATACGCCTGGCACGGGCAACTTTGTTCCTGGTAGCCTGGCGCTTGGCGATACGTTGCCTGCCTACGCGATTACCCCTGCAGGGTTCCAGAAGAGTGCTCCCGAGTCGCAGTTCACGTATACCGCGGGTGCCGGCGGTTCTTGCGGAATTAATGTGACCGGAATCAAACCGGACATCGCCCAGCCGTATCTGCAGAACTGGAACTTTGGCATTCAGCGTAAGCTTGGCCGGTCACGAGTGCTTGAGGTCCGGTACAACGGAAACCGCGGCTTGAAGGAGTGGGTCGCACTCAACACCAACGAAGTGAATATCTTCGAGAACGGATTCTTGAAGGAATTCCAAAACGCGCAGAATAACCTCCGGATCAACGGCGGCAATTCGTTTGCAAACTTGAATCCCGCGGGCGGAACCGTTCCCCTGCCGATCATCGAGGCAGCTTTTAACGGTGTATCCGCCACGAACGGATTTGGCAGCAGCACCTTTATCAACTATCTCAATACGGGCGCCGCAGGGTCATTCGCCGGCCGCCTCACGAGCGCGGCTGGTGCAGCACCGTATTTCTGCAACCTGGTGGGCGCGGCCTTTACTCCTTGTGCGACGAATCTCGGTTTTACAGGAGCGGGTGCAGGCTACCCCATCAATTTCTTCCAGGCGAATCCTTATGCAACGCGAACTGGAAATGGAGCGGGTAATACCGCTTACATGTCAGATTCGGGCTACTCGAACTATCACGCTCTGCAGGTAGACTTCCGCCAGCAGGCATGGCATGGCATGCAGTTCGATGCCAACTACACTTGGAGCAAGAGTCTCGGATACTTGGCTGGCGGTAGCGGTAACGATTGGCTGGGGAATTACACCACCTTCTCGCTGCGCAACCTACGCTCCAGCTACATGCCGTCAACATTTGATGTGCACCACGTCGTGCACCTCAATGCCACTGCCGACCTGCCCTTTGGGCGAGGGAAAGCTTTTGCGAACAGCAACGCTGTGCTGGATAAGATCATCGGCGGCTGGAATGTGGGGACGATTGCAACCATCCAGAGCGGGTTCCCGTTCCGCATCTCGGGCGGTTACCTCACCTTCAACGGTCAAGCTGATGGTGGCGTGGTGCTTAAAAACGGAGTAACGCCTTCCCAAATACAGAGTTCGGTAGGCGTGCATCGCATCCCGGGTGCTACTTTTGTCACTCTTATCGATCCTAAGTATTTGGGGGTCAGTAATCCTGCTTGCTTGCAACAGTGGGTTTCCGGTTGTTCAATCACTGGAACAAACACCCAGTTCATCGACTCGAATACAACTCCCGGAACGTATAACCAGGGACTGATCCTGTATGGGCCGCACGGCTTCTTCCAAGACGTAAGTATCACGAAGAATGTGCCCATTAGCGAACGGTTCCGTTTCAACCTTCAAGGCGTGTTCTTGAATGCGTGGAACCACCCTGTGTTTGGCAATAGAGACTTCGCAGGAGGAACGGGCGGTGTAGGCAACCCACGGTCCTTAGTCAGCAGCGGAACCAGCGGAATATTGACTGGTAGCCAAACCATAAACCCAGTTAGCAATATAGGAGCACGTCAAATCGAGCTTCGTGCCAATTTCATCTTCTGA